In Gemmobacter sp., the sequence ACGGCGGTCAATCTCGGGACCAGGACTGTGACGCTGGCCGAGGTATCCCGCCAGGCAGCCACCAATGCGCTGATCGTCGTGAGCCCGTGCAATTACCTCGGGTCTCTGACCGAGGGCCAGTCCGACCCCCTCCGTACACGGGTCGATGACCTGCGGTTCTACGATGACTGGACCGAGGCGACCAGTGGTGGTGCCGCCATCGGCTGGCTGGTCGCGCAGGGTCAGTCCGTCCGGCTGATCGGCGGCAAGATCCACGGAACCGCGCCCAGGAACTTCAACAACTTCGGCGGCGATGCCTCGTTGCTGGTGATGGCGCGCGCGCGGATCAAGACCACGGAAACGCAGTTTTCGCACGGGTGCGGAAGCCATGTGTTCGGCCAGTTCTACGGGATCGGGCAGCATCTGGATGCCGATCTGAAGGGGGATGTCGCCAGCTGGACCACTATGGACGGCGCGGCAGTATTCTGCCTGGAACCGCAGAACGTCAGTGGTTCCGGCCGGTATTTCGTGGTCCGCAACGGCCTGACGTTCCGAAATGCCGGTTTCCCAAGCGGCAACCAGGTCTGGGAGCGCGGGCGCGGGGCAACCTATACCGCGATCAAGGGCGACCGGCGCTATTCCGGGCTGGTGGTCGGGCCGGGCAGTGTTGCCGCCGCCCCGGGGAAATCCCGCACCTACCCGCCGACGGCACTTGCCGATGCCGAAGCCACGACCATCGAGGCTGTGGCCCTGTCCACCAGTCACGCCGCCGCAGTTGCATCGGCGGATTTCGTGCCTCGTGTGGATCGGGTCTACGATATCGAGGGCAGCCAGTATCTGGGTGTCACCGCTGGGCAGGGCAATGACGGGTTCAGCGCCCTGCACGGGTTCAAGGGGCCGCTCGTGGTACTGGCCTGGGGGCAGAGCAACCCGGTCGGCGTGGGCACGGGAGGCAGCCTGCGCCTCAACCCGCGTGTTCGCATCTTCAATACCGACGGGTCGGTGCCTACGGTTGGCACGACGTTCAACCGGGCGAAATTCGGGGTGGTGCCGCTGAACAAGACCAGCGGGGGGCTGCCGGTCAACAACATGATCGCCCATGCCGCCAGCGAACTGGCGACCAGGCTGGACGTGGACGTCTACGTGATCCTGGTGGCCAAGGGGGCGCAGGGGATCGAGGCGTTTATTTCCGACGCCACGCTGGCCGCCAACAGCTGGTCGCGCGGGGCCTCCATCGACCTCTATACGACGATGACCGCCAGCCTTGCCGCCGCGCTGCCGCAAATCCCTGGGGCACCGACCAAGGTCGACCTGATCATGGTGCACCAGGGCGAGGCCAACCGGACCGAGGCGCCGACGCTCTATGCCGACAAATTCCGCGCCGTGATCAGCGACCTGACGACGGCCGGATACGTCGATCCGCAGGCCGTGCGGGTCGTCGCAGGCGAAATCGCCACCAACGCCCATACCCGCTATTACGAAAACCACCGCGCTGCCCTGGTCGATATCGACAATCGCTATGGCTCCACCACGCTGCCGGGGTTCACGTTTGCATCCAGCGTCGGGGTCGAGGTTATCCCCGGCAAAGAGACGCATTTCTCGGGGGCCGGGTTGGTCGAATACGGCCGCCGCTATGCCAATGCCGCCCTGGGCCAGACCATCCGCACCGCCTTTGGCGCCACCCGGGCGCAAGCCGAGGCTGCCTGTGTGCGCGGATGGCGCGCTGGTGACGGGCTGCTCTATTCGCTGGACGGGCATGTCTATCGCGGCGTGGCCGGGTCCACCGAAATCGCCACCCTGCCGGGGATGGCCTGGCATGGCTACCGCACCAATGCCCTGACGCTGGCCTCGGCTGCGATTACCCTGGGCACCGGGCATCAGATCGCCTGGGCCGACAGTGGCGGAACGGTGCAGGCGCGGGTCGAGGCCAGCGCCAGCGCGCTGGATGCCTATATCGGCGCCACCAATGCGCTGCGCGTGGGGGCCGATGCAGCGGCATTCCGCGCAGGCACGGCCGCTGCGCCGTCGATGACCTTCCTGTTGGATCTCGACAGCGGCTTCTACCGGATCGGGGCCGATCAGATCGGCATCGCCACCGGCGGGGCAGAGCGGGTGCGCATCACCAATGCTGGCATGCAGGTGACCGGCCTGCTGACCGGCACCGCCGCCATGCAATCGCCGGTGGACACGACGGCTGGGCGTCTGGCTGCCGTGTTCGCCAACGGCGGGATTTTCGGCTGGGGCAATCTGGGTAATGCCCAGCTGCTGGCCAACCTCGACGCCACGGATACGCCCAGCGGTGTGCATCGGGTGACGACCGCCGGCACCACCGGCACGCTGCCACCCGGGGCCAACGGTTTTGGCCTGGTGCTGATCACCCGCCATGCGGCCGACAGCTTCCAGCAGGAATATGCCGAGGTCGGCTCGCCCCGCCGCTGGCGCCGCAGCTACCGCAGCGCCAGCAGTCCGCAATGGTCGCCCTGGCGGCTGATGTATGACCAGTCCACCATTCTGGGCGCGGTCAGCCAGGACACCGGCGTGCCCACAGGGGCGCTGATGGAGATCGGCAGCAATGCCAACGGCAGCTATGTCCGATTTGCCAATGGCGTCCAGTGGTGCTGGCGCGCGCAGACCGCCAGCGCGGGCGCGGCGCGAACCTGGACGTTCCCGGCGGCATTCGCCGATGTCCCCCGCGTCAAAGGCACGCCCATCGCCACCGTGCTGTCGTCGGTCTGCCTCGATGCAGCGGCCAGCACCACGGCTGCCACCTGGTCGGCCCGCGACAAAACGGATGCGCGGCGGGCCGACGTTGCCGATCTCGTGGCCGTTGGCCGCTGGTTCTGAGGAGAGACCATGCACATCACCCTGTCCCCCATCCGTTCCGATGCCGGCCTGACGCTGCACCGCGCAGGCGACGTGCTGACCATCAATGGCGAGGCGCTGGACCTGTCGGTCATCCCCGAGGGCGCTACCCTGCCGGCCGAGGCCGTGGCCTGCGACTGGATCGCTGGTCCGATCACCCGCACGGCCGGCGGGCTGCACCTGACCCTGCTGCTGCCGCACGGGGCGATCCCTGATCCGGCGCCGCCCGAGGCACTGGCGGTCACCCATCCGGCGCCGATCACGCTCACCGGCGACGGGCCGGTGCTGCTGCCCAGCTGGGCGCCGCCCGAACCGCCCGCCATCACGGAGGCCACCGAATGACCATCGCTATCGACCTGTCGCAACTGATCACGGCCGATGCCAAGGCCGCCGACGCGCTGGCCGCCGACCGGGACCGCATCAAGGCGCGCCGCGACATGGCCATCGCCTCGGGCATCACCGTCGCGGGCATGGCGCTGGCGACCGATGATCTGAGCCAGTCGCGCATCATGGGCGCCGCGCTCTCGGCCATGCTGGACCCGGGCTATTCCGTCCAGTGGAAGATCGCCGCCGGCTTCGTCACCCTGAGCGCGCCGCAGGTGATCGCCATCGCCAGCGCGATCCGCGCCCATGTGCAGGCCTGTTTCGACCGCGAGGCCCAGCTGCTGGCCGCCCTCGATGCAGGCGACCCGGTCGATATCGAGACCGGCTGGCCGTGACCTGACCCCACCACCGACCGACCCAGACCCCGCCGCCGACGGGCTTTTTTCTGCGCAGGAGAGACGATGGCGCTGCAATTCGACAACAAAATCTCGGCGGGGCACCTGATGACATTCGCCGCAATGGTGTTTGCCAGCATCGCGGCCTACGCCGATCTCCGCACTCGCCAGTCCCAGCTGGTCGCAGAGGTGGTGGCGGTCAAGGCCGATGCGCAGTCGCGCGAGTCCCGTATCCGCGCGGTGGAAATCGCCCAGGCCAGCCAGTCCAGCGACCTGCGCAGCATCCAGATCGGCATCAGCCGTATCGAGGCACAGCTCGAAAATTTGAAGCCGCGCCCCTGACCCCCGTCTAACGACCGTCTAACAGGAGACCGACATGGACCCGTTTCTCTACCACGGCTCGGGGCTGGAAAGCCCAGCCAACGACGCCATCGCCATCACGCCCTCGGACGCCGCCGATCTGGCTACGGTGGTCCGCGCGCTGTTCTGCACTGGCGACGGGACGGTGCGCGTGACAATGCGCGGCGGTGGTGATCCTGTGACGCTGCCGATGATCGCGGGCGTGCCCCTGCCGGCCCGTGTGCGCCGCGTCTGGGCGACTGGCACGACCGCCACCGGCATCGTCGGGGTCTGGTGATGCTGGGGCTGGGTCTCGGCATCACGGGCGTCAGGGGGCTGTGGTCCCCCGCCCGCCTGTTCTCTGCTGGCTCGCAGGGCCTGTTCCTCGACCCGTCCATCCTGTCCAGCATGTCGCAGGACACCGCTGGCGCAACACCTGTCACCGGGCCGGGTCAGCCTGTCGGTCGGGCCATGGATCGGTCTGGTCGGGGCAATCACGCGACGCAGGCGACTGCGGCCCAGAGGCCTACCTATCAGGTGGACGGGTCTGGTCGCCCATACCTCTATTTCGACGGCGTAGACGATGGCATGCTGACCTCCTCCGTGGCGTGGGGGTCTGGCGAAGTGACCGTCATTGCAGCCATGCGCAAACGATCTGACGCTGCGCTGGGTTTTGTGCTTGAACTCACCACCAGCTGGAGCGTGTCCGCAGGTTTTGCCATGACCGCGCCCGGAAATACCGGCGGGCAAGCAACCTACAGTTTCAGGGCCAATGGATCGGGAGTGGTCGGTATTGCAGAGACGCCTGCCTCCTACGCCGCGCCGGTGACCAGCATCGTCACAGGACAGGGGCGGATTGCGACCGACACCAACCGCATCCGGGTCAACGGCGGGTCATGGGTCACACAGGCGGCTGATCAGGGGACTGGCAACTACGCGACGGCGCCGTTGTATATCGGGGCGAGGAACAGCGATCAGCTACGCGCCTCCATCGACCTATACGGCCTGATCGCCATCAACCGCGTCCTGACCGATGCCGAACTGTCCCGCGTCGAACGCTACTTCGCCAACCGCATCGGAGTGACCCTCGCATGATCCGCGTGACCATCGCCGTGCCCGAGGCGCATATCGAGGCTGCCAACGAACTGGCCCGCTGCATCGGCTATACCGAGGCAGACGGCCTGACCTATGGCGAGGCATCATGGCAGGACAGCGAGGGTAACCGCTATGCCGTGGCGTCCACACTGGCCGAGGCGTCGTTCGTGCAGGCCGCTGCGTCTCCGCTGGTTGAGCCTCCGTGGGGTGCGGACATGGCCGCTGCCGCACAGGCGCAGGCCATCGTCGCGGTGTTCGGCGTGGCCGAGGACGAGGGCAGCCCGGAGGCCCAGCCTGACCGCATCACCGCTATCGTGATGGATGATCCGCAGGCCGCGATTGGGATGCTGCGGTTGGTGCGGGTGGATCAGCCGGAAACCTGATCAGCATCGCATTTTGCAAGCAACGCCCCGCCTGCGCGCGGGGCATTTTCACATGGAGACCACATGACCGCTATCGCGCTGATCGTCGGGCACAATGCCCGCGCGCAGGGGGCTGTCCGCGCGACGGACGGCCGAACGGAATACGACTGGTGCGGTGACCTGGCTGCCGCGATCAAAGCCCACGGCCCCGGCATGTATGCCGTGATCCGCCGCCAGTCGCACCCCAGCGGCTATGCCTCCGAAATCCGCAATGCCTATGTCACGGCCGATGCCATGGGCGTCTCGGCCACTGTGGAGCTGCATTTCAACGGTGGGCCGGCGACGGCGACCGGCACCGAGACGCTGACCAGCGGCACCAAGGGCTCGTTGCGCCTGGCACGGCTGATCCAGCCGGCCATGGTCGGCGCGCTGGGGCTGCGGGACCGGGGCCTGCTGACGCGCGGACGCAATGACCGGGGTGGCGAGAGCCTCTGGGCGGGCAGGGCGCCGGCCGTGCTGCTGGAGCCGTATTTCGGCAGCCGTGAAGCCGACTGCCAAGCCGCCGACCGCCACTATGCCGCGCTGGCGGCAGCCATCCACCGGGCCTGTGTGGCCTTCATCAACGGAGCTTGACCCATGACCAACGTATACGTCCGCCTGATCATCTACATCCTGTCGCCGATCCTGACCACGCTGGCCGGGCTGCTGGCCGGCTACGGCGTCACCTATGCCGACGGGGTGCTGTCGATCCACACCGAGGCACTGGCAGTCGCCGTCGTCGCGGCCATGCCGATCTCTGGCGGCATTTTCGCGCGCTGGGGCGTGCGGTAGAGGGGCTACGGCCGCCGCTCGCGCAGCGCCGCCCGCCTGCGCCGCTGTGCCTCTCGGGCGCGGTCGGCATCCCGGCCGTCCGCCCGTTTCGCGCCGGGTGGCAACTGGGCGCGCGGAATGGCTCTGGCGATCTCGGCCTGGCGTGCCAGATCCTCGGCCGTGCGCTGACCGCGTCCCGCGCTGCGGGCGGCCTCGGATGCCGCGAGGGGATCGGGCCGCAGCGATCCGTCGGCTATTCGGCGGGCGGTAATCCCGGCCTGCGTGGCCCGGTAGGCGGCCGACGCCAGACTGTACCCCGCCGGCAGCCCGTGGCGCTGGCGATACTCCTGGCCGGTCATCCCGTGGACGCGCGAGATATGGGACGCCAGCTGCGACAGCCGGCGCCCGCATTCCAGGCAGGCGATCAGGCCACCGTCACTCATCCCGCGCGGCATCCAGCAGGCTGTGCAGCGTGGCCTGGTCCATATTACCGCGCGCCAGCGCCACCGCTGCCCCGAGGATGCCGGCGGCAGCACGCCCCCGCTGGTGCCCCGCCCGCACCATCAGGTCGAGCAGCAGCGGCAGGGTCTGGCGCGGATCCACACTCGGAATGCCACCCGGAAACTGGTCCAGCAGGTCGCGGATGTCGCGGATGATGCCCGGGTTGAGCCTGCGATAGCTGGCATTTTCGGGATCGGTCAAACCGGCCCGCAGGGTGCGGATCGAGATTCCCAGATCACCGGAGGCGCGGTTCTGGTTGCCCCCCCACAGCGTGTCGATTGCGGCATAGAGTTCGTCTCGGGTCATCTCAATCCTCATTGCGCCTGGGGGAGGGCAGCAGCTCGCTCAGCCTGGACACCATCTGATCGCGGTTCGCGGTGAGATTTTCTGAATTCGCGGCCAGATCGGTCAGCAGCCAGACCAGCGACGTCCGGCTGGTGCCGGGGGCGTGATAGCGGATCGTCCGCACATGCCGCGCTGCCACAGGCCAGTCACCGGCGGCAATCGCCCGGTGCAGGCCCAGCACCACATTCAGGCCGCGCAGCCGCATCGTGTCAATGCCTGCCACCGCGCGCGCGAAATCCCGCAGCCGGCGGGTGCCATCCTCTGGCGTGGCCGCGATCACATGCGCCCAGATCATCATATCGTCGATCGACAGGTCGGGCCTGTAGCTCGACATCTCGGCTGCCGCCACCGCGATGTGGCCCTGGCGCAGAGAGCGCCAGAGCCGGTCGGACAGGGTTGCCTGCACCATCTCAGTGGGCCTCCTCGCCGGTCAGCATGTAGGCGACAGCATCGTCGCCATTATAGGTGCGCGGGTCGTCGCCGCGCCGGATCAGCCCACAAACCGCGTCCATGTCGGTGGCCAGCGGTCGCAGCTGGCGGATGATGTCCTGCAGGTCGCTGAAATCCCGACGCAGGCTGGCAGGCTGTCGGTCCATGACGGCCAGCGCCGACCGCAGTGCGGAGAATGCAGCCTCGCCCCGTTCCAGGATCCGGCAGGCCTCGTCGGTTGCGATTTCGCAGTTGAACAGGGACAAATCCTCCAGCGCTGCCAACCGCAGGCGCGCAGGCGTCGTCTCGATGTCTACCCCGAGGTGCTGGCGCACGTCTTGCGAAGTGGCGCCCAGTTTCGCGATGATGGTCTCGATGCGGTTCATGGTCAGTGGCCCTCCTTGGCCGTCTGCGGGTGGCGCTGTTCGCCGTCCCGATACCAGATATATAGGCACGAACTAGGCACAATGCAAGACCAAAACGCCACCCCACACAGATTTTTCGTGATTTCCCGAATCGCCGCCTGTTCGCGATGCCGTGGGATTGGCGGGCGGGGAGTGGGTGAGTGGGGGGATTTACTTTATGTGCCATGGTTCAATGAACCTGACGGAGCCGCCTCATGTTGGTATTCCTGCCGCTCAGGTTCAATACGTTCCGCGCCATTGGCAATACATCAGCGACTTGGCGGGTGACGCTGTTCTTTACACCGAGAATGTCGGCGGTTCGAGTCCGTCATCACCCACCATGTTCCCTGTCCTGCTGGCGGATTTCCGCCGTGCTGCAATCCGGGCCGGCTGGCGGCGGAACCTTGCCCGCTTTGCCACGTTGATCCGGCATGAACCCGCGGCGCCGGCCGCGAGGGTCCAGTGAAAGAGGTGCAACATGAACAAGTTCAAGATCGCCATGATCGCCGCCGCCCTGGCCGCCGCCGTTCCCGCCCTTGCGCAGGATGCCACCAAGATCCCCGACGTGGTCGACGATCTGCGCGCCACCGCCTGTAGCCAGCAGCTGGGCTATGCCATCACCGGCACCGAAAAGATCGTCGTGGTGCCGAAGGGCGCCGCCGATGTGGGGCTGGTGCGCCACGATTCCGCAACCGAAGGTGCCCCGACCGGCCCGGTGCAGATTCGCGCCTTTGACCTTGCCAGCTGCCAGCCGGTTGCGGTCAAGGTCTGGGTGCAGGACCAGCTGGGCACGGTCGTCGACGAACAGGACAGCGACATGGCCAGCTTTTCGGCCGCGCGCTTCGCCGAAGGTGTGAACTACATCCGTGCCGAACGCGCACTTGACCGCGATCTGGGCTTTGTCCTGTCCGGTCTGATGTAACGGGAATCGGGCCGCAACGCCTCGTCGGCCCGTTGCAGGGGGAGCCGGTTCCAGCACTGGTGCCCCACCGGAAAAGCGCCGGTTCCCCCTGAATTTGCCCATTTCCCTTGGCCGCGGGCCCGCCCACGGGTTGACCTTGGCTGGGATTCCCCCTAAACGACCCCCCAAGGAATTGGCGCGCTGCCCCACCGGCGGCGCGATTCACTGTCGGATCGAAGGAACACGTCCATGTCGCGCGTCTGCGAACTCAGCGGGAAAGGCCCGATGACGGGCAACACCATCAGCCACGCCAACAACAAGACCCGTCGGCGTTTTCTGCCCAACCTGAACGATGTGACGCTGCTGTCGGACGTTCTGGGGCAGTCGTTCAAGCTGCGCATCTCGGCCCATGCGCTGCGCACGGTCGATCACCGTGGCGGTCTGGATGCCTTCCTGGCGAAAGCCAAGGATGACGAACTGTCGGACCGCGCGCTGAAGATCAAGCGCGACATCCAGAAGGCCCAGGCAGCCGCCTGATCCGCCTGACAGACCGTAGTGTTCAAGGCCCTGCCGGAAGGCGGGGCCTTTGCGCTTTCCTGTCGCAGCCTGGCCCATTGGCGGGGCGGCGGGGCGGTGGTATGTACATGGCATGATCCTGTATCGCTGCCTTGTCCCATGGGTGCTGTCGGTCGTCCTTGCGCTTGGCACGCTGACGATGGCGCAGGCGCGCGGCCAGATGGCGGCGGGCGGATTCATCGAGATTTGCGCGGGTCACGGTACACGGCTGGTGCCGGTGGACATGGTCCCCGGCGCGCAGCACCCGTGCCCCGATTGCATGGCCGCCCATGGGGGCGCGCTGCTGCCCGATGTGGTGTTGCCCGCCCGGCCCTGCCAGTGGTCGCGGCCGGCCGTTGCCGCACCCTCGCCGCTGATGGCGCCGCTTGCGCTGCCCCGCCCGCAGGCGCGCGCGCCGCCCCCGGCCGGCTGATCCCCGTCACGCCTTTCCGACCCGTCGCCGTGCCGTTCATGGCCGGCGCATGTTCTGCACAGGATGTCCCATGTTTGCCCGATCTCTCCTTGCCGCCCTTGCCCTTGTCCTTGCCACCCCCGTGCTGGCCGAAACGGTCCAGATCGCCGATCCCTATGCCCGCGCCATGGGCGCCACGGCCAAGACCGGCGCCGCCTTCCTGACCATCGAGAACCACGGCGATGCGGCCGACCGGCTGGTCGGCGCCCGGTCGGACGTGGCCGAACGGGTGGAGCTGCACACCCACAAGGCCGATGCCGACGGCACGATGAAGATGATGCATGTGCCCGAAGGCTTTGAAATTCCCGCCCATGGCAGCCACCAGCTGGCCCGCGGCGGCGATCATGTCATGCTGCTGGGCCTGACCCGCCCGTTGGCGCAGGGCGACAGCTTCGCGCTGGTCCTGACCTTTGAAAAGGCAGGCGAGGTTACCGTGCAGGTGCCGGTCGATCTGGACCGCAAGCCCGATCAGGTCGCTCCTGCCGCGAAACATTCGCACTGATACGAAAAGGGGGTGGGCCGCTGCCGGCCCGCCCCCTTTCGTCTTGACCAACTATCCTCGGGGCGCCGGTTGGGCGCCATCGGGTCGAGACCCGACCGGCGCGCCGCAAGGCCGGGGGGCGGAAGGCCCCCCTCCGCCCTCAGCGTGCCTGGGCCGGCAAGGCCAGCTGGAACAGCGCGGCCAGCGCGGCCAGCCCCGCCACCCCCAGCGCCAGCGGCCCGATGGACCCGTCGAAGGCCAGCCCCAGCGGCACCGCCAGCGCCACGCCCGCCACTGTCGCCACCGCCGCGATCAGCGATGCCGCCATGCCGGCCACCCGGCCCAGCGGCTCCATCGCGATGGCGTTGATGTTGCCCAGCGTGAAGCCGGTCATGAAGAACACGCCGCAGACCCAGACCAGGAACAGCGCAAAGCCCGCGCCGCCCGGCACCAGCCCGCCCAGCGTCAGCACCGCGACCGCCCCGGAGATGGCGACCTGCGCCACCAGCGCCAGCCGCACCATGCGCCGCATCCCCAGCTTCATCACCAGCTGGGCATTCAGCAGGCTGGCCGATCCCGACACCAGCGCGATCCCGGCAAACCAGTAGGGAAAGCTGTCGCCCCGGCCATAGGTCTGGTCGAACAGATACTGGATCTGCGACAGCGTGCCGAACAGCGCCGCAAACAGCATCGCCTGCATCGCGATGGAAACCTGCACGACGCGATGCATCATCACCTCGCGCGCGGCGGCCATCAGGGGCGCCATCCGCAGCGGGCTGCGGGCGGCAGGCGGCAGGGTTTCGGGCTGGCGCGCCATCAGCCACACCATGGACACGGCAGAGAACAGCACGAAGGCCAGGAAAATCCCCCGCCAGCCGGCAAAGGCGATGATCCAGGTGCCTACCAGCGGCGCCACGGCAGGCACCAGGGTGAAGATCATCATGGCAAAGGACATGATCCGCGCCATCTGCCGCCCGGCATACAGGTCGCGCACCATGGCCACCGCCACGATCCGCGGCCCGGCCGCGCCCAGCCCCTGCACCAGACGGCCGATCAGCACGCCTTCCAGCGTCGGCGCGGCCCAGGCCATGGCCGCCCCCACGCAATACAGCGCCGATCCCGCCAGGATCATCCGCCGCCGGCCGAAACTGTCCGACAGTGGCCCGGTGACAAAGGTGCCGATCCCCATGCCCAGCACGAAGCTGGTCAGGATCAGCTGCGCGCGGTTGGGCGATTCGGGGCTCAGCTCCAGCCCGATCTCGGGCAGGGCGGGCAGCATCGCATCAATGGAAAAGGCGATGGTGGCGAACAGCATCGCCATCAGGGCGATGAATTCCGGCAAGGGCAGGCGGGGCGCGGGGGCGGCGGTGGCTTGGGTCATGCCACAGTCCTTACGCCTGTTAAGTGACAGGGGCCAGACCACCAGCCCCGCCATTGCGCGCAGATCCGCCATGCGCCAGCTTGACGCAGGTGTCCGACTCATTTACTCAGGAATTACTGACAAAAGGAGTCGGATATGCGTGTCTTCCTCGTCGCCGGCGTTCCGGTCGTGCTGCCGATGCTGCCGGCACCCCCTGCGCCAATCGTTCCGCCGGCACCTGCGGGCACGGTCTGACAGTCCGGTTGCCGGACTCAGCCGTTGGCCTGCGGGCCGTCGGGATTGATCCGGTCATCCAGGATCAGCTGCAGAAAGGCCAGGTCCAGCCAGCGGCCGAACTTGGTGCCAACCTGCGGCAGCAGGCCGGTTTCCCGGAACCCCAAGCTTTCGTGCAGGCGGATCGACGGGGTGTTCCCCGCCTCGATCCCGGCGACCATCACATGCTTGCCGATCTGTCGCGCCCGGTCGATCAGCGCCAGCATCAGCGCCCGCCCGATCCCCCCGCCGCGCTGGTCGCTGCGGACATAGACCGAATGTTCGACCGTATGGCGATAGCCGTCAAAGGCGCGCCAGTCGCCGAACGAGGCATAGCCGATCACCGTATCCGCCGCGTCGACCGCCACCAGCACCGGGTAGCCAAGCCGCAGCCGATCGGCGTGCCAGGCCTTGCGGTTGGCCGCGTCCACCACGGCGTCGTTCCAGATCGCCGTCGTGTTCAGCACAGCATCATTGTAGATCGCCGCAATGCCGGCGATGTCCCTGTCTTCTGCATCCCGCAGGCGCATCTGGTGACTCCCGTGTAATATCCGCAACAGATAGTCTACTATAGTGGACTTTCGGTCAAGCCGCGCTACACACCGCGCAGCACCAGCACGGCATAGCGGCACGGCCGGTCATGCGGGTTGCGGAACAGGCAATCGGCCGGCAGGCCCAGTTCCAGGCAGTCGCCGGCCAGCATGTCGTGCTGCGTGTCCCCTTCGTGGAACACCAGTGCGCCGTCCAGCACCCAGATCAGCTGGCGCTGAAACGCATAGGCCGAGGCGGGCATCGCCACCTGGGTGCCGGGGGGCAGGGTCACCTCGACCAGATCCATCGGCAGATCGGTGCGGGGCGAGACATGGCGGCGCAGATACCCGGTGTCGGGATCGGTCCAGACCGGCTGATCGGCCCGGCGCGCCAACCGCCCCTGCCGCTGTTCCGCCCCGGCAAGCAGGCTGGACATGCTGAGCCCGAAGGCCCCCGACAGCTTGCCCAAAAGGTTTGCCGTCGGGCTGCTTTCGCCGCGTTCGATCTT encodes:
- a CDS encoding sialate O-acetylesterase codes for the protein MTDIRLRLRRRLTGLAGAPAALLSGELFANFVDKSVWLGTGDDGGGNAVEIVKLFPFTTARTFRLSSYLPAGTAALADAGDIASQDSSAVAAAFRALHHAAVTWMVGADRRHARVIYEAGAYVVADELFSEATDTLIWQIGFSRRRCRIMFDCEGPVTVQLRDWTTQASVRTSGIYAAQAITYPVPRAVWRWMQGEGRHTLSYFRGPFEICGTGDPTLDPVGMHIRRVNAARFEGIMIRDVANTARVIETSQNSTWTACRVQGKSGWQPTDYGGTTGLMPMAVRFSNTGAVVTATEAVFDARHVGMTFYMGESGQMQNQDEPDDPEETGTAIRVSWPGVIQSVDSPTQITLVAAPPANASGVPCSFPAVTGTIASGSDQLQLSAIPTGVNLIGRRIHVVGAGHGGPGIGYGNFGFGDVLSTIVTAVNLGTRTVTLAEVSRQAATNALIVVSPCNYLGSLTEGQSDPLRTRVDDLRFYDDWTEATSGGAAIGWLVAQGQSVRLIGGKIHGTAPRNFNNFGGDASLLVMARARIKTTETQFSHGCGSHVFGQFYGIGQHLDADLKGDVASWTTMDGAAVFCLEPQNVSGSGRYFVVRNGLTFRNAGFPSGNQVWERGRGATYTAIKGDRRYSGLVVGPGSVAAAPGKSRTYPPTALADAEATTIEAVALSTSHAAAVASADFVPRVDRVYDIEGSQYLGVTAGQGNDGFSALHGFKGPLVVLAWGQSNPVGVGTGGSLRLNPRVRIFNTDGSVPTVGTTFNRAKFGVVPLNKTSGGLPVNNMIAHAASELATRLDVDVYVILVAKGAQGIEAFISDATLAANSWSRGASIDLYTTMTASLAAALPQIPGAPTKVDLIMVHQGEANRTEAPTLYADKFRAVISDLTTAGYVDPQAVRVVAGEIATNAHTRYYENHRAALVDIDNRYGSTTLPGFTFASSVGVEVIPGKETHFSGAGLVEYGRRYANAALGQTIRTAFGATRAQAEAACVRGWRAGDGLLYSLDGHVYRGVAGSTEIATLPGMAWHGYRTNALTLASAAITLGTGHQIAWADSGGTVQARVEASASALDAYIGATNALRVGADAAAFRAGTAAAPSMTFLLDLDSGFYRIGADQIGIATGGAERVRITNAGMQVTGLLTGTAAMQSPVDTTAGRLAAVFANGGIFGWGNLGNAQLLANLDATDTPSGVHRVTTAGTTGTLPPGANGFGLVLITRHAADSFQQEYAEVGSPRRWRRSYRSASSPQWSPWRLMYDQSTILGAVSQDTGVPTGALMEIGSNANGSYVRFANGVQWCWRAQTASAGAARTWTFPAAFADVPRVKGTPIATVLSSVCLDAAASTTAATWSARDKTDARRADVADLVAVGRWF
- the rpmB gene encoding 50S ribosomal protein L28, which produces MSRVCELSGKGPMTGNTISHANNKTRRRFLPNLNDVTLLSDVLGQSFKLRISAHALRTVDHRGGLDAFLAKAKDDELSDRALKIKRDIQKAQAAA
- a CDS encoding copper chaperone PCu(A)C, with protein sequence MFARSLLAALALVLATPVLAETVQIADPYARAMGATAKTGAAFLTIENHGDAADRLVGARSDVAERVELHTHKADADGTMKMMHVPEGFEIPAHGSHQLARGGDHVMLLGLTRPLAQGDSFALVLTFEKAGEVTVQVPVDLDRKPDQVAPAAKHSH
- a CDS encoding spike base protein, RCAP_Rcc01079 family, encoding MDPFLYHGSGLESPANDAIAITPSDAADLATVVRALFCTGDGTVRVTMRGGGDPVTLPMIAGVPLPARVRRVWATGTTATGIVGVW
- a CDS encoding DUF4376 domain-containing protein; this translates as MTIAIDLSQLITADAKAADALAADRDRIKARRDMAIASGITVAGMALATDDLSQSRIMGAALSAMLDPGYSVQWKIAAGFVTLSAPQVIAIASAIRAHVQACFDREAQLLAALDAGDPVDIETGWP
- a CDS encoding MFS transporter codes for the protein MTQATAAPAPRLPLPEFIALMAMLFATIAFSIDAMLPALPEIGLELSPESPNRAQLILTSFVLGMGIGTFVTGPLSDSFGRRRMILAGSALYCVGAAMAWAAPTLEGVLIGRLVQGLGAAGPRIVAVAMVRDLYAGRQMARIMSFAMMIFTLVPAVAPLVGTWIIAFAGWRGIFLAFVLFSAVSMVWLMARQPETLPPAARSPLRMAPLMAAAREVMMHRVVQVSIAMQAMLFAALFGTLSQIQYLFDQTYGRGDSFPYWFAGIALVSGSASLLNAQLVMKLGMRRMVRLALVAQVAISGAVAVLTLGGLVPGGAGFALFLVWVCGVFFMTGFTLGNINAIAMEPLGRVAGMAASLIAAVATVAGVALAVPLGLAFDGSIGPLALGVAGLAALAALFQLALPAQAR
- a CDS encoding MucR family transcriptional regulator; amino-acid sequence: MSDGGLIACLECGRRLSQLASHISRVHGMTGQEYRQRHGLPAGYSLASAAYRATQAGITARRIADGSLRPDPLAASEAARSAGRGQRTAEDLARQAEIARAIPRAQLPPGAKRADGRDADRAREAQRRRRAALRERRP
- a CDS encoding N-acetylmuramoyl-L-alanine amidase, encoding MTAIALIVGHNARAQGAVRATDGRTEYDWCGDLAAAIKAHGPGMYAVIRRQSHPSGYASEIRNAYVTADAMGVSATVELHFNGGPATATGTETLTSGTKGSLRLARLIQPAMVGALGLRDRGLLTRGRNDRGGESLWAGRAPAVLLEPYFGSREADCQAADRHYAALAAAIHRACVAFINGA